A window of Roseovarius sp. THAF27 contains these coding sequences:
- the fghA gene encoding S-formylglutathione hydrolase encodes MEVVSQNRSFGGEQVVYKHSSNTCACEMTYAVYQPPQAKDGPVPVLWYLSGLTCNHENAMTKGGFQEHAAREGIALVFPDTSPRGENVADDEAYDLGQGAGFYVNATCDPWRQHYRMYDYIVNELYSIIAETQPVQDRHGITGHSMGGHGAMTIAMRNPDKFESLSAFAPIANPTRSDWGRKQLSAYLGDDESTWAQHDSTLLLEEHGWKGDVLIDQGSSDQFLDLLKPEALADTMAKRRQPGQIRIQPGYDHSYFFVQTFAADHVAWHADRLHH; translated from the coding sequence ATCGAGGTCGTCTCTCAGAACAGGAGCTTCGGCGGCGAACAGGTCGTCTACAAGCACAGTTCCAACACCTGTGCCTGCGAGATGACCTACGCCGTCTACCAGCCTCCGCAGGCCAAGGATGGCCCGGTTCCGGTGCTCTGGTACCTATCGGGCCTGACCTGCAACCACGAAAACGCCATGACCAAGGGCGGCTTTCAGGAACACGCAGCGCGCGAAGGCATCGCGCTCGTGTTTCCCGACACCTCGCCCCGGGGCGAGAACGTGGCCGATGACGAGGCGTACGATCTGGGCCAAGGGGCGGGCTTTTACGTCAACGCCACCTGCGACCCGTGGCGGCAGCATTACCGGATGTACGACTACATCGTGAACGAGCTTTACTCGATCATCGCGGAAACCCAGCCGGTGCAGGACCGTCACGGCATCACCGGGCACTCGATGGGCGGGCATGGCGCCATGACCATCGCCATGCGCAACCCCGACAAGTTCGAGTCGCTCTCGGCCTTTGCCCCCATCGCCAACCCAACCCGCTCGGACTGGGGCCGCAAACAGCTCAGCGCCTATCTGGGCGACGACGAAAGCACTTGGGCGCAGCACGATTCCACCCTTCTGCTGGAAGAACACGGCTGGAAGGGCGACGTCCTGATCGACCAGGGATCGAGCGACCAGTTCCTCGACCTGCTGAAACCCGAGGCGCTGGCCGACACCATGGCCAAACGCCGCCAGCCCGGCCAGATCCGCATCCAGCCGGGCTATGACCATTCGTATTTCTTTGTGCAGACCTTCGCCGCCGACCACGTCGCGTGGCACGCCGACCGCCTGCATCACTGA
- a CDS encoding S-(hydroxymethyl)glutathione dehydrogenase/class III alcohol dehydrogenase has protein sequence MRTKAAVALEAGKPLEIMEVELEGPKAGEVLVEIKATGLCHTDEFTRSGDDPEGIFPAILGHEGAGVVMEVGEGVTTLKPGDHVIPLYTPECRECASCLSGKTNLCTAIRNTQGQGLMPDGTTRFKMLDGTPIHHYMGCSTFANHTVMPEIALAKVREDAPFDKICYIGCGVTTGIGAVINTAGVEIGSTAAVFGLGGIGLNVIQGLRMAGCDMIIGVDLNDDKAEMAKKFGMTHFVNPTKVDNTVQEIVNMTKRGNDQIGGVDYSFDATGNVQVMRDALECSHRGWGCSVIIGVAPAGAEISTRPFQLVTGRVWKGTAFGGAKGRTDVPKFVDWYMDGKIEIDPMITHKLKLEEINHGFELMHEGKSIRAVVEF, from the coding sequence ATGCGCACCAAAGCTGCCGTGGCCCTCGAGGCCGGCAAACCACTGGAAATTATGGAAGTCGAACTCGAAGGCCCCAAGGCCGGCGAGGTTCTGGTGGAAATCAAGGCCACTGGCCTGTGCCACACCGACGAATTCACCCGCTCGGGCGACGACCCCGAGGGCATCTTCCCCGCCATCCTGGGCCATGAAGGCGCGGGCGTCGTGATGGAAGTGGGCGAAGGCGTCACCACGCTCAAACCCGGCGATCACGTGATCCCGCTCTACACGCCCGAATGCCGCGAATGCGCGTCCTGCCTGTCGGGCAAGACCAACCTCTGCACCGCGATCCGCAACACGCAGGGCCAGGGCCTGATGCCCGACGGCACCACGCGGTTCAAGATGCTCGATGGCACGCCCATCCATCACTACATGGGCTGCTCGACCTTCGCCAACCACACGGTCATGCCCGAAATCGCGCTGGCCAAGGTGCGCGAGGACGCGCCCTTCGACAAGATCTGCTATATCGGCTGCGGCGTCACCACCGGCATCGGCGCGGTGATCAACACCGCCGGGGTCGAGATCGGCTCCACCGCGGCGGTCTTCGGCCTCGGCGGCATCGGCCTCAACGTGATCCAGGGCCTGCGCATGGCGGGCTGCGACATGATCATCGGCGTCGACCTGAACGACGACAAGGCCGAGATGGCCAAGAAGTTCGGCATGACCCATTTCGTGAACCCCACCAAGGTCGACAACACGGTCCAGGAGATCGTGAATATGACCAAACGGGGCAACGACCAGATCGGCGGCGTGGACTACTCCTTCGACGCCACCGGCAACGTGCAGGTGATGCGCGACGCGCTGGAATGCTCGCACCGCGGCTGGGGCTGCTCGGTCATCATCGGCGTGGCCCCCGCGGGCGCCGAAATCTCCACCCGCCCCTTCCAGCTGGTCACCGGCCGGGTCTGGAAAGGCACTGCCTTCGGCGGCGCCAAGGGCCGGACGGACGTGCCGAAATTCGTCGACTGGTACATGGACGGCAAGATCGAGATCGACCCCATGATCACCCACAAGCTCAAGCTGGAAGAGATCAACCACGGGTTCGAACTGATGCACGAAGGCAAGTCGATCCGCGCGGTGGTGGAGTTCTGA
- a CDS encoding methanol/ethanol family PQQ-dependent dehydrogenase codes for MKKLMLLTSGLALCAGMAVANDDLVTQMDDPTQWAIQTGDYKNQRHSKLDSINKENVGDLQVAWTFSTGVLRGHEGSPLVVGDTMYVHTPFPNIVYALDLADEGKIKWKYEPKQDPDVIPVMCCDTVNRGVAYADGKIFLHQADTKVVALNADDGSVEWEVVNGDPSIGETNTATVLPVKDKVIVGISGGEFGVRGHVTAYNMSDGTQAWRAYSMGPDEDILVDPENTTHLGEPVGENSGTNTWEGDQWQIGGGTTWGWYSADLEENLMYYGTGNPSTWNPSQRPGDNRWSMTVMARDIDTGEAKWFYQMTPHDEWDYDGVNEMILTEQEIDGEERKLLTHFDRNGLAYTMDRVSGELLVAEKYDPVVNWTSGVDMDPESDTYGRPEVVAQYSTEQNGEDVNSTGICPAALGTKDQQPAAYDPETQLFLVPTNHVCMDYEPFRVSYTAGQPYVGATLSMYPAPDSHGGMGNFIAWDNINGEIKWSNPEQFSVWSGALTTAGGITFYGTLEGYLKAVDTSTGEELYKFRTPSGIIGNVMTYERDGKQYVAVLSGVGGWAGIGLAAGLTNPNDGLGAVGGYAALSDYTALGGQLTVFALPD; via the coding sequence ATGAAGAAGCTTATGCTTTTAACCTCGGGTCTGGCGCTCTGCGCTGGCATGGCCGTCGCCAACGACGACCTTGTCACGCAGATGGACGACCCCACTCAATGGGCGATCCAGACGGGCGACTACAAGAACCAGCGCCATTCCAAGCTGGATTCGATAAACAAGGAAAACGTGGGTGACCTGCAGGTCGCATGGACCTTCTCGACCGGCGTTCTGCGCGGTCACGAAGGCTCGCCGCTCGTCGTGGGCGACACCATGTATGTCCACACGCCCTTCCCCAACATCGTCTACGCGCTCGATCTGGCCGACGAAGGCAAGATCAAGTGGAAGTACGAGCCCAAGCAGGACCCGGACGTCATTCCGGTGATGTGCTGTGACACCGTCAACCGCGGTGTGGCCTATGCCGACGGCAAGATCTTCCTGCACCAGGCCGACACCAAGGTCGTGGCGCTCAATGCCGACGACGGTTCGGTCGAATGGGAAGTCGTCAACGGCGACCCGTCCATCGGCGAGACCAACACCGCGACCGTGCTTCCGGTCAAGGACAAGGTCATCGTCGGCATCTCGGGCGGCGAGTTCGGCGTGCGCGGTCACGTGACCGCCTACAACATGTCGGACGGCACCCAGGCCTGGCGCGCCTACTCGATGGGCCCCGACGAGGACATCCTCGTGGACCCCGAGAACACGACCCACCTGGGCGAGCCTGTCGGCGAAAACTCCGGCACCAACACCTGGGAAGGCGACCAGTGGCAAATCGGCGGCGGCACCACCTGGGGCTGGTACTCGGCGGATCTCGAAGAGAACCTGATGTACTACGGCACCGGCAACCCGTCGACGTGGAACCCCTCGCAGCGTCCCGGCGACAACCGCTGGTCCATGACCGTCATGGCCCGCGACATCGACACGGGCGAGGCCAAGTGGTTCTACCAGATGACCCCGCATGACGAGTGGGATTACGACGGCGTCAACGAAATGATCCTCACGGAGCAGGAAATTGACGGCGAGGAGCGCAAGCTTCTGACCCACTTCGACCGTAACGGCCTGGCCTACACGATGGACCGTGTGTCGGGTGAACTTCTGGTCGCCGAAAAGTACGACCCGGTCGTGAACTGGACCTCCGGCGTCGACATGGACCCCGAGTCCGACACCTACGGTCGTCCTGAAGTGGTGGCGCAATACTCCACCGAGCAGAACGGCGAAGACGTCAACTCCACCGGCATCTGCCCGGCGGCGCTTGGCACCAAGGACCAACAGCCCGCGGCCTACGACCCGGAAACCCAGCTGTTCCTGGTTCCGACCAACCACGTCTGCATGGACTACGAGCCGTTCCGCGTCAGCTACACCGCAGGTCAGCCCTATGTGGGCGCGACCCTGTCGATGTACCCTGCCCCGGACAGCCATGGCGGCATGGGCAACTTCATCGCCTGGGATAACATCAACGGCGAGATCAAGTGGTCCAACCCCGAGCAGTTCTCGGTCTGGTCCGGTGCTCTGACCACCGCCGGTGGCATCACCTTCTACGGTACGCTCGAAGGATACCTGAAGGCGGTCGACACCTCCACGGGTGAGGAACTCTACAAGTTCCGCACGCCCTCGGGCATCATCGGCAACGTGATGACCTACGAGCGCGACGGCAAACAGTATGTCGCCGTCCTCTCGGGCGTCGGTGGCTGGGCCGGCATCGGTCTCGCGGCCGGTCTGACCAACCCCAACGACGGTCTGGGCGCCGTGGGTGGCTACGCCGCTCTCAGCGACTACACCGCACTGGGTGGTCAGCTGACCGTGTTCGCTCTGCCGGACTAA
- a CDS encoding cytochrome c family protein, with the protein MLAASILATTPALGFAQDVEGDAEAGEKVFRKCMACHAVGEGAKNKVGPVLTGIVGAPVAANEDFDYSDVLAEMGAEGKEWTPEELAAFLEKPRDYAKGTKMAFAGLRKEEERMNVIAYLASTGE; encoded by the coding sequence ATCCTCGCCGCCAGCATCCTGGCAACCACGCCCGCCCTGGGCTTTGCCCAAGACGTCGAAGGCGACGCCGAAGCCGGTGAAAAAGTGTTCCGCAAATGCATGGCCTGCCACGCCGTCGGCGAAGGCGCCAAGAACAAGGTCGGCCCCGTGCTGACCGGCATCGTTGGCGCGCCCGTCGCGGCGAACGAGGATTTCGACTATTCCGACGTGCTCGCCGAGATGGGTGCCGAGGGCAAGGAATGGACGCCCGAAGAACTGGCGGCGTTTCTTGAAAAACCGCGTGACTATGCCAAGGGCACCAAGATGGCCTTTGCCGGTCTGCGCAAGGAGGAAGAAAGAATGAACGTGATCGCGTACCTCGCCTCCACGGGCGAATAA
- a CDS encoding quinoprotein relay system zinc metallohydrolase 2, with product MFEVVVTTCLALASGGAAPACRDMLLAGYETPTQAACEAQLPDLSRKYDDPRCVPIGPALEITEVAPGVFAHLGRIEEPDQDNRGDVANLGFILGADSVAVIDTGSARWIGESLWRAIRQHTDKPVSHVILTHTHPDHVLGTDAFRTTGAKIVSHATLPRALADRQANYAESLTRLIGPAFAGSTAPDADITVEPDAPMQIDLGGRILTLHAWPTAHTGNDLTVLDQETGTFFTGDLVFHLHTPALDGSVLGWLDVLEQLQTLDIARIVPGHGGPVLDWPEGAKDQRRYLETLRDDTRAAIANGTRLGDAVTTIADSEADKWQLFEAYNPRNATVAFTELEWE from the coding sequence ATGTTCGAAGTCGTCGTCACAACCTGTCTTGCGCTTGCCTCTGGCGGGGCCGCCCCGGCCTGCCGCGATATGCTGCTGGCGGGGTACGAGACTCCCACGCAGGCCGCGTGCGAGGCGCAACTGCCCGATCTTTCACGGAAATACGACGACCCGCGCTGTGTCCCCATCGGCCCCGCGCTCGAGATAACCGAGGTCGCACCGGGCGTTTTCGCCCATCTGGGCCGGATCGAGGAACCCGACCAGGACAATCGCGGCGATGTCGCCAATCTCGGCTTCATCCTGGGCGCCGACAGCGTCGCGGTGATCGACACCGGCTCCGCCCGCTGGATCGGCGAGTCGCTCTGGCGCGCCATCCGCCAGCACACCGACAAGCCCGTCAGCCACGTCATCCTGACCCATACGCATCCCGATCACGTGCTGGGCACCGACGCCTTTCGCACCACCGGGGCCAAGATCGTCTCCCACGCCACCCTGCCCCGCGCGCTGGCCGACCGGCAGGCCAATTACGCGGAAAGCCTCACGCGCCTCATCGGCCCCGCCTTCGCCGGCTCCACCGCACCGGACGCGGACATCACCGTAGAGCCCGACGCGCCGATGCAGATCGACCTCGGTGGGCGCATCCTCACCCTGCACGCATGGCCCACCGCGCATACCGGCAACGACCTGACCGTGCTGGACCAGGAAACCGGCACGTTTTTCACCGGCGACCTCGTCTTCCACCTGCACACCCCCGCCCTTGACGGCAGCGTGCTGGGCTGGCTCGACGTGCTGGAACAGTTGCAAACACTGGACATCGCCCGCATCGTGCCGGGGCATGGCGGCCCGGTGCTGGACTGGCCCGAAGGCGCAAAGGACCAGCGCCGTTATCTGGAAACCCTGCGCGACGACACCCGCGCCGCCATTGCGAACGGCACCCGCCTTGGCGATGCCGTCACCACGATCGCGGACAGCGAGGCGGACAAATGGCAGCTTTTCGAGGCCTACAATCCCCGCAACGCCACCGTCGCCTTTACCGAACTGGAATGGGAATAG